The Onychomys torridus chromosome 4, mOncTor1.1, whole genome shotgun sequence DNA window ATTCCCTGTCCATCCGACTCAGTCGTCCTGCATCTTGGGACCGGATCAGACACTACAGGATACAGCGCCTTGACAATGGCTGGTTGTACATCTCACCACGCCTCACCTTCCCCTCACTCCAGGACCTGGTGGACCATTACTCTGgtatggctttttctttttctgcttccacAGTAAACTGGATGAGGGGCCTCAGAGGTAGTCAGTTATGCCCTCAGAACCTGCTGGGGCTACCTAGACAGAAGAGGCACGTCTATCTGTCCTTAAGCAGCTCCTGTGCTGAGACATGGGTGAGAGTGGTCTCCAACCCACGCTGACAAAGAACTAACTAGAAGCCAACTGTGAGCTTGGCCAAGATCTCAGCAGCATGGCGGTGGTTCCAAATCAAAGTGCCTACAACAGTTTTCTTCACAGGAACCAGATTGTGCTGTTCCTGGGTGCAATGCAAACTTTAGCATTTCTGGTGCCCGCCCTGTAACCAAGGCAGTGTCAAGGAGACAAGGAAAACCTCATTtcgtatggtggcacacgcctttcatcccagcactcgggaggcagaggcagatagatctctgagtttgagtccagcctggtctacagagtgaattccaggacagccagcaccacatagagaaaccgtctcagaaaacaaagccagtaacaaacaaaaacagtaaaaaaaaaaagggggggggacctCTTGAGAAAGCTGACTGGGGATTTCTACAAGTTGGCTCTCCACAGTAGCTCTGACAGGGCCACAGGCTGACcactcagcttgcttttcttcagttttaCACCGAACTAAGTATCACATAACTTAACCCCAGCCGAACTTCTACATCACAGCCTTTGAGACTTCACTTCCTATTATGTTTGGTGACCATGTCCCCAACATGCCAGGGCAGATAATATACTAAGGGTTTGGGTCTCTCTCTCCCACAGAGCTGGCAGATGACATCTGCTGTGTCCTCAAGGAGCCCTGCGTCCTGCAGAAGCTTGGCCCACTGCCTAGCAAAGATCTACCTCTCCCTGTGACTGTGCAGTCGACATCACTCAACTGGAAAGAGCTGGACAGGTAAGGGAGTCCTGGGAACACGAAGACACAACACACTTGGGCTCCCAACCCAGAATGGACACCTTCTAGAGCCCACCCAGGCTTGAGCAGTGCTGAGGACAAGGCAGTATCAGGGAAAAAGTAGGCCTGGACCTCAGGGCAGCCTGGGTGAGAGGAAGGTTGGTGGAGTGAGTGGGTCAAGAGTCCTGAGTAGGGAGGTCAAGATGGAGCTGGATCAGTTAGGAAATGAGGAGAGTTTGTCAGCAGGAGTAATATGGTCCTGTTCTAAGGGTAGTGAACTGTGTGGCAAATACAGAGGTGGCTCCTTACCCGCTTTCTCACATTCACAGCAACCTGTTTTTGGGAGCACCTGCCAGTGGGGAGGCATCTCTTCTCAGTGAGGGGCTCCGAGAATCCCTCAGCTCCTACATCAGCCTGACTGAAGATAACTCCTTGAATGATGCCTAGTCCAAGCAGAAAGTCAAAGAGGAACTGAGGCTGTGTTATCACCTAGGATTCCAGCTCAGTGGAACCTGACCAAGCATGCGAGGCAAGGCTGGGAATGCAGAGAGGGCTGGGCTGGGACGCAGCCATATCCAGGGTCCCACCTGTACCTTCTGCTCTTACCTCTCTAGATTATAAGAAGTCATTTATCTCCTCCCAAGGCCTCGGACCCTGCCTACAACCTCTGGTCCACGAGCATCACAATTCAAAGCAGGGCGAGGCCTCTCTACAGAGAGTAAATTACTTCTAAGGTTTGATAAGTCAGTTCCTGAGAGGGATGTTCAGCACGACTGCAGAGTCCCTTCCCCCATTATGACTGCTAATCAGCCCTACTGAAAGGCAGAGATCACCACTAGCATGAAGGACAGAAAAATATTAGGGACATTCACAAGTCTCTTCAGAATGCACACACATCTCAGACAGTAGGATGgtcagaaagagaagcagagcaccTGAGGGCTTACCACAGCGGCCCCCACCTGTTCCCCAAGCAGAGCAAGACCAACAGTCTAGATCTTCCCATGATCCCTCACAGCAAGTCTTCTCAGACAGCCAAGCTCTCAGATCTACTCAGTGTTCACCCACATACAGCCCAGTCAAATCCGTCCTGCCATCTGGTGGTCAAACACAAAATGACAGCCTTTAAGTCTCCCATTGTAGACCAGTCACCCATCTCAGTGCTGGGCTGGGCCATCAGGTGGTAGACCCTCTGCAATGTTAAAACCAAGGCAATAACCTTCACCAACTCCAGCCCCTCATCTCCCTGACAACCAAAAAGGAGAATGAGGCCTGGCCGAAGCGGTAGGagctgagagggaggaggaggaggaaagtgggGGCTCTGCCCGACACTCCTACTGGGATCTGAGGGTCCAGGTGGGTGGGTAAGCAAGGCTTTAGTTTACCAGGCATGCCAACACTTTCAGTTAGACTTGTTTATTCAAGTATCCGAAAACACTCTACAGTGGAAACCTATCAGACGGCTGCCTGTACTGTGCTATGGATCACGCACATGGTGTTTTCAGAAGACTTGAGATGCCACTGATAGTTTAAAAACTGTACACCTGATGGAGAGAGAACTAAGGAAGACAATTTAATGTTTCATCCGGATCCAGAGGTGCATTAGATTAAACAGCAGCTCCACTTGGCAAACAGCTGTTACATGATGGTATCCAAGAAAAATGGTTGATGATGGACAAATTCAGAAATGCGTCCCCAAAGGCAGATGGTTCTTTGAAAAGTTTCACAACCCTTGCAGAAAACGCTGATGCCCAACACGCTGATTCTAAATCCAAGAGACATGGGTCTTCTCAGTTCCATGTGGCGGGAGTGCCCCAACAAGCGTGTATCTGTGTTCTAATAAAAGGGTCCTTTGGACTGGACAGAAGAGATGGGAGCAAAGGCCATCAGTCATAGTGGATGGCAGTGTAAAAGATGATCCAAATGACCTAAGGGAGACACAAACAATGTTTATGTTGTCACCTGATCAACACAGCCGCCCCCATGTGAAAATGACAGCGTATAAATCTGAGGTCTTTAGGGTGTTTATAAAGAGTAAGAGTCATCAATCCCAAACACCAAAGAGAAGACCCGTTCCCACAGCCActtatttcccctccctccttcccctcactAACCTACTTTCTGTCCCCATGGCCCTGTATATTCTGGACATTTCACTAAGGGGAATCACGCAGCCTTTTATGTCTGGAAgcacttagcataatgtttttAATAATGTACCATAGCAAGTACATTTTACTGTGTGGACAgtaaacattttacatttcagATGACAACCATTGAGTGGTTTACTTTTTCCTATCAGGAATAATGTGCttattttacatatacatatctatctacatttttgttttttcctttcttttgggacaaggtctctatGTAGTTCAGTCTGAATTCAACTTATAATCCACCTTGCTGGTAGTACAGCTGTGGatgaccacacccagctccacagCATGTATTAAAACATTCCCGTTTCTAATATGTGGTTGACAGTGGGACTTGGATTTATACAAGTGTACAGCACTGCAGTCCACATCTTTTGGAGGACACGCTTGAGGGGGGTCACTGAAAAGAATACTAGCtcagctgggcggcggtggtgcacacctttaatcccagcactcaggaggcagaggcaggcggatctctgagttcgaggccagcctggtctacagagtgagatccaggacaggcaccaaagctacacagagaaaccctgattgaaaaaaaaaaaaaagaacagtagcTCAACCACATAGCATAAGTCACCCAGTGACTGACCAACATCTCCTAAATTGAATAGACAACGTATAAAACTACCAGCCACACATACCATGAACAAGGCAAATGAAGTCATAAACCCTTCTTTGGTGAGCTCCCATGTGCCACCATATTCTTCCTCATCGATTTGTAGGTAGTTGCTGAAGTAGAGATACAGGACTCCTGCATTGATCAGGCAGAATCTGGAGTGAGGGGGAAGCACCAAACATACACTGTAACTTTGAAGCTGCAAGCACTCCCAGCCCTGTCAGGAGTCCCAGCCCCAAGTTCCAGTTTATTCTTTGCTTATGTGGTTGTCGTCCCCTCACCCAGGCAGGGGATGACCTGGACAGAGAGTCTCTAGAGGGACCTCAGctccctcatctgtaaaatggggtggGGAGGTTGCTTGGATAGTTATTATGGTGGGAGGGTGAATGAGATACACAGAAATGGCTAGACCTTCAGTGGAACTGCCCACTTGACTAAGTTGGAGAGTTAAGGAGGGAACAACTCCTTTTGGTCAAAAGCATGtgctaaaatatttaaagcatggGGCAGGGGTctcaatggcagagcacttgtctaacacgcacaaagctctgggttccattcccagcactgccaGTTCttcaatctacttttttttttttagacagggtctcactatgtagccttggcaggcctggaactctatatgtagaccaggctggcctcaagctcacaagtgacctgcctgcctctgtcttctcaatgctgggattaaagtcacacACCACTATACGCAGCCCACTCCACTCTCCAACTTAAAGTACACAGAACTCCTCTTAGCCTCCTGGAAATGAGAACGGCCACAGTGCCACCCCAAACAGGGCCAGCACCAGCCATGAGCCTCAGCACAGCTCCAGCGAGCACTGGACAGGGGACAgacacatgtttaattgctttataGCCTGGTAAAGCAAGCAACACACTGTTTCTCTCCACACAATTCCTAAAGGAGGCCATTCATGAACTCCTACTGCTTGTGACTGACTCCATGAATACATGCCCTTGCCTTCAGCTTACATCTACTAGGTGGCCAAGAACAGCAACAAGAATAGAGTTCAAACTTTTATGACACCTGCCCCCACTGGCCTCTGACTCCTACGATGTATTGAGCTGATGCAGGGATTGGAATACATGAGCAGAAAGgtcaggggaggaggagggatgcaGAATGTTTCCAAAGAGTGAGACATAGACTGATGTAAGAGAATCATCAGTATCCTAAGGAGGGGAGAGGCTTCACGATCTGGTTTGTACGTTTCTCATGAGTGGAAGGAACAGGAATGCGGAAGTCTGCTTTACACCTGTTACTAACATCTCAGGACTTAAGAGGAAATTAGTTCCAAAGGCTTTTTAAACCCAATGGCCTGGGAGGGCAACAGTTCTTGGATTTCACAGGAAACACAGTTCTTGACTATGTTGTAGTCACATCCGTTCTCCTGCCAGAAATCTTGGCACTGGGCCAAGTCTGGCCACCTCCTCTTCCCAAAAGGACTTTTATTTTGGACAGGCTGACTTACTGATACTGGGAGGCTCAGATAATAAGCTGATGCTGGTCATGGTcactcatgtctgtaatccagcacttgggaggctgaagcaagaaggATAGCtgaggttcaaggccagactggacagacagatgtacatgcagacaaaacatccacatacatttaaaagaaaacaacacaaacaaacaaacaaaaagctgggtggtagtgctcaaactctgtgagtgtgaggccagtctggtttacaaagtgagttacaggacagccaggactgttacacagagaaacactgtgtaACACtgaaaaatggggaaaaacaCCGACAAATCAAACCAACCCACCCCACAATGATAATAAGCCGCCCTGGAGAAGGACCATGGAGTCAGAAGTGGGGACAACAAGAAGAAAAGGCTGACATAGGCACTTCCTTTCATAAAGGCGAGGTGAGAGGCAGGGTACAGAAAGGACTAAGACTGAGCTTCCAGGATGAGGACCATTCTGTTATAGAAATGAGGAAGAGTTACAAAGCTGTCAACACACTCACATGTTCCCATGGGGGACTGGGGGGACTGAAGGTGAACAGGGTTGAGTACCAACTAGAGGCCAGCCTAGCTATAGAGCAAGATCCCAAAAGCCACAGGGTGAGCTACAGTTGGCATATGCCTATGAGAGGTGGAAACAAGATAAAgggttcaaggccattctggtatTTGGGAGGGGGTATATGCAGGAGTCCAAAGCAGCCTGGGTAATACAGTGAGACCCCGTCCCAGCAGCTAAGGgccaagcctgccaacctgagtCCAATCACTGAGGCCACGTGGTGTGGTAGAGAACCGACTCCGAGTTGTCCTCTCAATTCTACATGGGTGTCCCCTTCATATACACAAAGTAAGTGCatgcaatatatacatataaatggaaacaccagtttaaaaaaagttcaaagcATTAACTGAGTGCATATCAATCATGTGCTGAGCTGAGAGACCCAGAGGTGGGTCTTCAAAGCAAAACCTTAGTAGACAGAATAGCCTGTCAGCCAGTTCTCGGGCAAATTACAAATCAGGAAACATGAGAAGTTGTCCTGTATCTGATGCTAACTGATGGccacaacagaataaaataaagcaagacAGGGCTTGGACAGAGGGCAGCTTACAGTTACTGGAGAGAGGGGgacattaatagaaatgagcaCCAGGAAGTCATGCCTAAAGCAAGGGACATTAGGGAGGGTTATGAAACAAAATCAAAGTTCTTGTCTGTCCAACAGCAGGGGCAAAGTGCCAACCCAGAGGAAGGTAGGGTTTGTCCAGAGAGAAAAACTGGCTATGGTGACAGTATGGGACTGAATCCCAGAAACAAGCAACTGTGTAATAGTGGTGCCACACACTGGGCAAGCCAGTCTAAAGTACACTCAGTTTCTTATTCTCTCAGCcacattttactatttttttataAATCTAATCACAACAACAATAGCAATAGCAGCGAACTGACTCATGGGATGCCTGATGAACTGAAGTCTGCAtttaacaatttatttatatCATCCTATTTAATTCACCTGTCACTCCTGGTCCCCATTTTACTGATGAGGAAACTAATTTTAGGTAAACCCAAGACCATACAGCTtcagcccggcagtggtggcacactcctttaatcccagcactcgaggcagagccaggcagagctctgtgagttcgaggtcagcctggtctacagagtgagatccaggactagcaccaaaactacacagagaaaccctgtcttgaaaaacaaaaacaaaaacaaaaaaaaaaaaaagttttaatcatTGTAGAAAtagctcagtagctaagagcactggttctACAAACATGAGTGACCCAGAAGGGGTCTTGTTCCATGGAGTCCTTTGTGCAGAATGTCCCCACAATCCCtaccacccacataaaagcccAGTCATGGCAACATATGCCTGTTATTCCAGTATTGGGAGTTACAGACAAGCAGACCCCAAGAACTAGCTGACAAGCCAGACTAACCTGGGACAGTGAACTACTGGTTCAGGCAGAGACTATGGCACAAGGCAACACTGCACAAAGCAATAGATGAAGACACTGGCATCCTGTTGTGGCCTCTAAATGCACATACATGGCACACTCTTGTGCATGCACCATACACCAAAGGGGAGAATCTTGTAAGATCTGATAGGTGCAAGGGCTCTGAATTAGCACCATCCCTCCCCTACACTGGTGGCCTTGAAAGATGAGAACTTGGTCTTTAAGACAACCTCCACTTCCTCTGGCATTACTCTTTATCTGCCTTTTTCTTAGCTCAAATAAGGGGACTGTCTTTAGTCACTCCGTCTTCACCTAGGCAGAGCTGTATGGACCCTAGGCCAACCAATCTTGTTTCCACTCTGTTAAGACCATGCACAGCAAGCCAGGCAGTAGAGGTGCTTGActtcaatcccagctctcaggagacagaggcagtcagatctctgagttcaaggccagcctggtctgcaaagctaattccaggacagccaggaaggactgttacacagggaaaccctgtcccaaaaaacaaaaaatacaacaacaacaacaagatctCGAACAGCATGGACTCTTAATGGTTTCCTTGTACAAGGCCTTGCTCAGTATTAAACAATGTAGAAAAGCTTTTAGTTAAGGGGCACTGAATAGCAGTTCGTTCTTACTCATTTTTTGTGTGGTTTCAGTTATCTACCATCAACAAATGGGAAGTTCCAGAAATAAACATGTCCCAAGTAAGTAAAATGCACAACTGTCAACTCTGGGCTGCTGCAGGCAGTGTGTGAGATCTCATGCAGCCCTGCTTCTCTGCACCACCCTCCATCAGCACCTTTATGCTGTGCATGCTCCCTACCAAGTAGTCAATGGCAGGCTTGGCTATCAGACCTGTTAACAGTATGGGTGCTTGTGCTCAAACCCTGGCTTTACTTCGTAACGGTCTCGGAATTCGAGAACAGCAATGCTAGCAATCTGGATACACCATAAAAGCCATGAAGTACTTTCTTTAAACATCTCACACCATCACTAGCAGGAGTAGTATAAAACTATTAGGTATTTTGAGACAAAGGAAAGGATCATGCAATTTCATTACAGTATATTGATGTATTTTATTAGTTACTGTTGTTAATCTCTCATGGTGCTTAATTTGTaattgttaaaaatgtttttgtttgtgactgcctctgcctcccgagtgctggaattaaaggagtgcaccaccactgcctaaaaAGATTTTGTGTGACAGTCTTATTCCACATCCCTGCTGACTGGCcaggaaatcactatgtagcccagttgGTAACTCATGGAGACCCTCCTGTCTTAGCACaaagattacaagcatgcatcatcatgcccagcttctcATTTGGAATTTAAACTTTATCAGAAATATGTAATTAGTTAGCTGTGGGTCTTGGAATAGATCTGTCAACAGGAGAGACTACTCTATATTTCCTTTGGGTGCACTACTATCCAAGAGATTACCCAAATCTGTTTCTGAAATATACTACTCACTTCTCACTCTCTAAAGAAACTTGTAAGATATACCATTAGCCCTCAAACAACCAGCATGGCTTTCCATGGGAGGAGGGGTGAGACACAGGAGCGCTCACTTGTATTCCTGTGTGAAAAGAGACAAGGCAAGCCTCCTCACTTCCAGAAGAGCTTGCTCAAACCCTACTTCTGAGTTTTAAGCCTTTTAAGTGCAGTTTCAGAGTACAGGCTTTCTTTCAGTAACTCAATAAACTGAACCATGCATGAGCAGGTAGGTGTCAAGGATGTTGCCATTGGCCAGGCGTGAAGTAAAATGTGCAAGGCCAAGGGGTGAGGATGGTGCTTTTAAAACGTAGGGATCTGAAAATAACTCCTGCCAAAGTCAAGAGTTGGTACATCAGCAAAATACAGAGCATAAAAAAggtctgggttggggatttagctcagtggtagagtgcttgcctagcaagcgcaaggccctgggttcgatcctcagctcaaaaaaaaagtcatcaactACAAAGCTCTATTACCTCAAATTCCACAGGTACCAAGGTCAGGCCACAATTAAGAATacttgtggtggcgcacgcctttaatcccagcactcgggagacagaactctgtgagttcgaggaaaggcgcaaagctacatggagaaaccctgtctcaaaaaaccaaaaaaaagaatgcttgttGCCAGCCATTTGCGAAGAGTCACAGTAGAGCCATGGAATGAATAAACTGGCCCAGCCTTCAGGACAACACCCTGACATGGGATGCTCCTGGGCCTGAGAGCTAAGGAACACTGCACCAGGCCGAGGAGTGCTAATGCTGACATTTTTGCTTCAGTAACCAGATGCACATGATGTAGtcataaaaggaaaacagagccTCTATTTGAAAAGAAACCACGAGCCAAGCGTGTTGATGCATGCCTGTAAGCACCTGGGAAGTgggggcaagaggatcaggagtgtAAGgggcaacctgggctacatgagaccctgtccctaaaaaaaaaaaaaaaaacaacagaaatgaggATCCTGAGCACTTATTAGGCCAAGGCAGAGCTACTCAAAGTGTTAAGCTCCAGAGAAAGGTCCTATCTCAGACAAAACTACAAGAATAGCTTACCCTGCTATTCCCAAGAAGCCTCGCAAGGGCAAAATGCCCCAAATGACACCCAAGACCACAGCAATGATCTGTCGGAACCAGTAGATCACGTCTAAAAATTCATCCTATAAAAGAGACAAAAACGTATGCATTAGCTGGAGTGGCTGCCACAAGACAGTTTTAGGTGAAGAAACAATAGcttattaaattttctttctatctttcttttttttccaagacagtgtAACTATATAGCTCTGGTTGGTCTGGAAATGCTATGTGAACCAGGCCTGGGCTGtggagtgctggattaaagatgtgtaccactagGTCCAGCCTAGTATGTGGTTCTTTTTAGATTCGTTCCTTTTATTTGGTATGTATTTGcctgagtgcatgcatgtgcaccacatacgTGCCTGCTGCCTATGAACGCTGGATGGAGAAGCAGGGctttggattccttggaactggagttacagatcattgtgaaccaccatgtgggtgccgggattcaaactcagtcctctgcaaaagtaagTACTCCGCTAAACcggggagccatctctccagcccccatatgcGGTTACGTCATCACTTCTAAAGTGTGGTGAAAGACCATGTATTTAGACATTAGGTgattaaagaaatctttaaaacaagTTTCATGAACGCAGTGACTATGGGCACTGTGCTCCTGGCCACAGGTAACCCTTAGCTGACCAGGTTAAGTCCTAGACAGTaacggggggagggggaggacacgACTATTAACCTCCATACCCACCCTTTCTGTTACAGTGACTTTTGAGAAAGCCACCGAGGAAGGAAAGTATGGTGGTGTGGGAAGTTCCGGGAAGTGCTTTAGGCATGTGCACAGAG harbors:
- the Rab5if gene encoding respirasome Complex Assembly Factor 1; this translates as MSGGRRKEEPSQPQLANGALKVSVWSKVLRSDAAWDDKDEFLDVIYWFRQIIAVVLGVIWGILPLRGFLGIAGFCLINAGVLYLYFSNYLQIDEEEYGGTWELTKEGFMTSFALFMVIWIIFYTAIHYD
- the Sla2 gene encoding src-like-adapter 2 translates to MMGSLPSRRKSLPTSASPSSSGPVQGAVSTQAERSKVTAVALGSFPAGEQAGLSLRLGEPLTIISEEGDWWTVISEVSGREYHIPSVHVAKVSHGWLYEGLSRERAEELLLLPGNPGGAFLIRESQTRRGCYSLSIRLSRPASWDRIRHYRIQRLDNGWLYISPRLTFPSLQDLVDHYSELADDICCVLKEPCVLQKLGPLPSKDLPLPVTVQSTSLNWKELDSNLFLGAPASGEASLLSEGLRESLSSYISLTEDNSLNDA